A genomic segment from Polyangium mundeleinium encodes:
- a CDS encoding MlaE family ABC transporter permease: MSSQSGVESQKPKSLPGLPPEPPFYERLVQRGMNFLVHLGQLGRMTRETFAAMFQRPFELQSTMHQMEQRIRSLGIACATALFTGMVMAVQFAFGLQKFGGMEYTGRVIGLSFSRELAPTLTAVIVGGRIGSGIAAEVGSMAVTEQIDAIRALGADPMKKLVVPRLISCVIVMPVLGALALVIGFSGAMLICDWQFGIPWGFFLRSALGSMNFRDFWMGLMKCPFFGAIIALVGCHFGMITRGGTEGVGQSTTRAVVGVSISILVADFVLTKLGFIIFG; this comes from the coding sequence ATGAGTAGCCAGTCCGGCGTGGAGTCGCAGAAGCCGAAGTCGCTGCCGGGGCTGCCGCCGGAGCCGCCGTTCTACGAGCGGCTCGTGCAGCGGGGGATGAACTTCCTCGTGCACCTCGGGCAGCTCGGGCGGATGACGCGCGAGACGTTCGCGGCGATGTTCCAGAGACCGTTCGAGCTCCAATCGACGATGCACCAGATGGAGCAGCGCATACGCTCGCTCGGCATCGCGTGCGCGACGGCGCTCTTCACGGGCATGGTCATGGCGGTGCAGTTCGCCTTCGGCCTGCAGAAGTTCGGCGGCATGGAGTACACGGGCCGCGTCATCGGCTTGTCGTTCTCGCGCGAGCTCGCGCCGACGTTGACGGCGGTGATCGTGGGAGGTCGGATCGGATCGGGCATCGCGGCCGAGGTGGGCTCGATGGCCGTGACGGAGCAGATCGACGCGATCCGCGCGCTCGGCGCCGACCCGATGAAGAAGCTCGTGGTGCCGCGGTTGATCTCCTGCGTCATCGTGATGCCGGTGCTCGGTGCGCTGGCGCTCGTGATCGGCTTCTCGGGCGCGATGCTCATCTGCGACTGGCAGTTCGGCATCCCGTGGGGGTTTTTCCTTCGCTCCGCGCTCGGCTCGATGAACTTTCGCGACTTCTGGATGGGGCTCATGAAGTGCCCGTTCTTTGGAGCGATCATCGCGCTCGTGGGCTGTCACTTCGGCATGATCACGCGCGGCGGCACCGAGGGCGTGGGGCAGTCGACGACGCGGGCCGTAGTGGGCGTTTCGATCTCGATCCTCGTGGCGGACTTCGTGCTCACGAAACTCGGCTTCATCATTTTCGGCTGA